Part of the Carnobacterium pleistocenium FTR1 genome is shown below.
TACTGAACAGCCACATCTAAGAGATAGATTTCAGCATGTGGGTGCTTTATCAAATGAAAAAATAAGAATCATTGAAAAGGAAATCATGAAGCATCAAGGAAATTACCCACAAATTTATCTTTGTTCAAGTAAAAAAGAAGAGTTTGGGATAGCTATTTTAGAAGCCCTATCACAAAAGTTCTTAGTATTGGGACCAGAAAGAGGCGGCGTAAAAAGTTATTTGGAAAATGATATCAATGGATTTCTAATTGATACCTCTAATTGGCAAACTATTGCTGAAGAAACAGAAATAATTATTCAGCAATTTAAAAATAATCCGATAGCTTTTGAAAAGATACAAAATGCTGGAGAGAAAACAGTTAAAGACCGTTTTTCTATGAAAGAAATAGCTAAAGAGTTTTTATTATTTTATGTATCTTTAGAAAGGAAAGAAGTAAATGAGTACTAAACATCTGTTTTTTATAAGTCCTCCGTTTTATTCTCATTTCACTCCTCTTTTAGTTCTTGCAAAGAGTTTTAAAAAACTTGGAAAAGAAGTGACATTTGGATGTAGCAGTGAGTTCAGGGAGCAAGTCGAACAAGCAAATTTATCTTTTTATGAGATTGATATCAGTAAAAATAAAAATGTTGGCAAAGCTGAAATCACGAAACAGCCTGATTCAGAAAAAGATAGATTAGATGAATTTTTTGAATCAACAAGAAAAGGAGCTATTGAAACGCTCATTACACAGTCTAAGCATAGGAAAAAAGATATGCTGTATAAGCCAGAAGAACTTGTTTCGAAAATCAAGAAAATAGCTGATTCTTTAGAGGTCGATTTATATGTGGTGGATATTTTATCTTATGGAGTCACTTTAGGATTGTATACTTTAGACCTTCCTTTTGTAACATTTTGCCCACCGCATCCACGAACGATTCCATTAAAGAATGAGAACTATGGTGTGCCTAAGAATTGGCCTACTGCTATACCCGTGGATCAAAAAAAATTAGCGGAGTTAAAACAAGTTTCGAAAGACACTCAAAACGAATTTACAACAATTTTTAATACCATGATAGAAGAAAGTTCGAGTGATCGTAAACAAATTGAAAATGCGTTTAGTTTAGTTTCAGATAAAGCAATCCTTTACAATTATTTTGATTTTGATTCGATTGAGGATACTAACCAGCTACCCAATAAAATCTTTATGGGCAATTGTTTTGAAGAAGAGTCATTAAATAATGAATGGCTAAACAAGATAAATGGTAAACAGAATAAAATATTAATCACTTTAGGAACATTCTTATCCAATCGAGTAGATGTACTTGAAAAATTAATAAGCGGCTCAATGAAAGCTTATCCAGATTCACTTTTG
Proteins encoded:
- a CDS encoding glycosyltransferase is translated as MSTKHLFFISPPFYSHFTPLLVLAKSFKKLGKEVTFGCSSEFREQVEQANLSFYEIDISKNKNVGKAEITKQPDSEKDRLDEFFESTRKGAIETLITQSKHRKKDMLYKPEELVSKIKKIADSLEVDLYVVDILSYGVTLGLYTLDLPFVTFCPPHPRTIPLKNENYGVPKNWPTAIPVDQKKLAELKQVSKDTQNEFTTIFNTMIEESSSDRKQIENAFSLVSDKAILYNYFDFDSIEDTNQLPNKIFMGNCFEEESLNNEWLNKINGKQNKILITLGTFLSNRVDVLEKLISGSMKAYPDSLLIVSAGSNAEKLSEYRSDSVIIEEFIPQKALMPYMNNVIFHGGCNTFTEALYYGKPMIILPFSSDQFNIAYDCEKRQLAEILDPNTFTEEELLEALLKINNQDNKEIAYWSKISQDRGPDFAVKQLIKNI